One stretch of Aeromicrobium fastidiosum DNA includes these proteins:
- a CDS encoding alpha/beta fold hydrolase, translating into MTSELVTFAGRAGTIAGERWHTSSSRGTLLLLHGGAQTRHSWSRSGVRFSDGGWTTIALDARGHGDSQWDPAGDYGMSALVDDLVGVVDQLGESPVLVGASMGGMTALVAEGEHAPLARALVLVDIATRAEPAGVARIFEFMRSAPDGFASLEDVADAISAYNPHRERPKSLDGLRKNVRQGADGRWRWHWDPAFLRVPDEPRREAHEARLDDAAQGVTVPTMLVRGKDSDVVSPEGAEHLQRLIPHAVVREARAGHMVAGDDNDVFVSQVVDFLDDTLP; encoded by the coding sequence GTGACCTCCGAGCTCGTCACGTTCGCCGGGCGAGCCGGCACGATCGCCGGTGAGCGATGGCACACGTCCAGCTCGCGAGGCACGCTGCTGCTCCTGCACGGCGGCGCACAGACCCGCCACTCGTGGAGCCGCAGCGGGGTGCGCTTCTCCGACGGCGGATGGACGACGATCGCGCTCGACGCTCGTGGCCACGGTGACAGCCAGTGGGACCCCGCCGGCGACTACGGCATGAGCGCGCTCGTCGACGACCTCGTCGGGGTCGTCGACCAGCTCGGTGAGTCACCCGTGCTGGTCGGTGCGTCGATGGGCGGCATGACGGCGCTCGTCGCCGAGGGTGAGCACGCTCCCCTGGCACGTGCGCTCGTGCTGGTCGACATCGCGACGCGCGCCGAGCCGGCCGGGGTGGCCCGCATCTTCGAGTTCATGCGGTCGGCGCCCGACGGATTCGCATCCCTCGAGGACGTCGCCGACGCCATCTCTGCCTACAACCCGCACCGCGAACGCCCCAAGAGCCTCGACGGTCTGCGCAAGAACGTGCGGCAGGGCGCGGACGGTCGGTGGCGGTGGCACTGGGACCCCGCCTTCCTGCGGGTGCCGGACGAGCCGCGGCGCGAGGCCCACGAAGCCCGGCTGGACGACGCGGCCCAGGGGGTCACCGTCCCGACGATGCTCGTGCGCGGCAAGGACTCCGACGTCGTGTCACCCGAGGGCGCAGAACATCTGCAGCGGCTCATCCCCCACGCCGTGGTGCGTGAGGCACGGGCCGGCCACATGGTCGCCGGTGACGACAACGACGTGTTCGTCAGCCAGGTCGTCGACTTCCTCGACGACACCCTGCCCTGA
- the whiA gene encoding DNA-binding protein WhiA, with the protein MAMTAQVKAELSSTTITKSCCRKAEVSSILRFSGGLHIVSGRIVVEAELDTGAAARRLRKDIAEIYGHDSEIVVMQNAGIRKDTHYVVRVSKDGEALARQTGLIDGSGRPIRGLPPQVVSGSSCDAVAAWRGSFLAHGSLTEPGRSSALEVSCPSPEAALALVGAARRVGISAKAREVRGIDRVVIRDGEAIGALLTRLGAHESLLAWEERRMRREVRATANRLANFDDANLRRSARAAVAAGARAQRALEILGDEVPDHLKMAGTLRVEHRQASLEELGQLHEPALTKDAIAGRIRRLLAMADKRAEDLGIPDTESSLGDDALVDD; encoded by the coding sequence ATGGCGATGACGGCCCAGGTCAAGGCAGAGCTGTCCAGCACCACCATCACGAAGTCGTGCTGCCGCAAGGCCGAGGTGTCGTCGATCCTGCGCTTCTCCGGGGGCCTGCACATCGTGTCCGGACGCATCGTCGTCGAGGCCGAGCTCGACACCGGGGCCGCCGCCCGTCGCCTCCGCAAGGACATCGCCGAGATCTACGGCCACGACAGCGAGATCGTCGTGATGCAGAACGCCGGCATCCGCAAGGACACCCACTACGTCGTCCGCGTCTCCAAGGACGGTGAGGCGCTGGCTCGCCAGACCGGCCTGATCGACGGCAGCGGTCGCCCCATCCGGGGGCTTCCGCCGCAGGTCGTGTCGGGCTCGTCGTGCGATGCCGTCGCCGCCTGGCGCGGGTCGTTCCTGGCGCACGGCTCGCTCACCGAGCCCGGACGCTCGTCGGCCCTCGAGGTCAGCTGCCCGAGCCCCGAGGCCGCGCTGGCCCTGGTCGGCGCGGCTCGCCGGGTCGGCATCAGCGCCAAGGCCCGCGAGGTGCGTGGCATCGACCGCGTCGTCATCCGCGACGGCGAGGCCATCGGCGCGCTCCTGACCCGTCTCGGCGCACACGAGTCGCTGCTCGCGTGGGAGGAGCGCCGCATGCGCCGCGAGGTGCGGGCGACAGCCAACCGCCTGGCCAACTTCGACGACGCCAACCTGCGCCGCTCGGCCCGTGCCGCCGTCGCAGCCGGGGCCCGCGCGCAGCGAGCGCTCGAGATCCTCGGCGACGAGGTGCCCGACCACCTCAAGATGGCCGGCACGCTGCGCGTCGAGCACCGCCAGGCCAGCCTCGAGGAGCTCGGCCAGCTGCACGAGCCCGCCCTCACCAAGGACGCCATCGCGGGCCGCATCCGGCGCCTGCTGGCCATGGCCGACAAGCGCGCCGAGGACCTCGGCATCCCCGACACCGAGTCCAGCCTCGGTGACGACGCCCTCGTCGACGACTGA
- a CDS encoding phosphoglycerate kinase — translation MLTVSDLGDLRGKRVLVRSDLNVPLDGKTIADDGRVRASVPTIKRLADAGARVLVTAHLGRPDGVPNPDYSLEPVAERLAELLGTPVLFAGDTVGPQAHRISAALQDGQVAVLENVRFNEGETSKDDAVRGAFADELAALADVFVSDGFGVVHRKQASVYDVATRLPAAVGELVEAEVTVLKRLTESPERPYTVVLGGSKVSDKLGVIDNLLAKADNLLIGGGMVFTFLKAQGHEVGKSLLEDDQLDIARGYIQQAEAQGVRLVLPTDIVVAPAFADADAQVVAADAIPSDQLGLDIGSDSAAAFAEIIRGSKTVFWNGPMGVFEMASFAEGTRSVAQALTEVDGLSVVGGGDSAAAVRQLGFSDDQFGHISTGGGASLEYLEGKTLPGLSILEGN, via the coding sequence GTGCTCACGGTCTCGGACCTCGGCGACCTGCGCGGCAAGCGCGTCCTCGTCCGCAGCGATCTCAACGTGCCGCTCGACGGCAAGACGATCGCGGACGACGGACGCGTACGCGCCAGCGTGCCGACCATCAAGCGGCTCGCCGACGCGGGTGCCCGTGTGCTCGTGACGGCGCACCTCGGCCGTCCCGATGGCGTCCCCAACCCCGACTACTCGCTCGAGCCGGTCGCCGAGCGGCTCGCCGAGCTGCTCGGCACGCCCGTGCTGTTCGCGGGCGACACGGTCGGCCCGCAGGCGCACCGCATCAGCGCTGCCCTGCAGGACGGTCAGGTCGCGGTGCTCGAGAACGTCCGGTTCAACGAGGGCGAGACCAGCAAGGACGACGCCGTGCGCGGCGCGTTCGCCGACGAGCTCGCGGCCCTGGCCGATGTGTTCGTCTCGGACGGGTTCGGCGTCGTGCACCGCAAGCAGGCCAGCGTCTACGACGTCGCGACCCGGTTGCCAGCCGCGGTCGGCGAGCTGGTCGAGGCCGAGGTCACGGTGCTCAAGCGCCTGACCGAGAGCCCCGAGCGCCCGTACACCGTCGTGCTGGGCGGATCGAAGGTCTCCGACAAGCTGGGTGTCATCGACAACCTGCTGGCCAAGGCCGACAACCTGCTGATCGGCGGCGGGATGGTCTTCACGTTCCTCAAGGCCCAGGGCCACGAGGTCGGCAAGTCGCTGCTCGAGGACGATCAGCTCGACATCGCCCGCGGCTACATCCAGCAGGCTGAGGCACAGGGCGTCCGCCTCGTGCTGCCGACCGACATCGTCGTGGCACCGGCGTTCGCCGACGCCGATGCGCAGGTCGTCGCGGCCGACGCGATCCCGTCCGACCAGCTCGGGCTCGACATCGGCTCCGACTCGGCGGCGGCGTTCGCCGAGATCATCCGCGGCTCCAAGACGGTGTTCTGGAACGGCCCCATGGGCGTGTTCGAGATGGCGAGCTTCGCCGAGGGCACCCGGTCGGTCGCGCAGGCGCTCACCGAGGTCGACGGCCTCTCGGTCGTCGGCGGGGGAGACTCCGCCGCGGCCGTCCGCCAGCTCGGCTTCTCCGACGACCAGTTCGGCCACATCTCGACCGGCGGCGGCGCGTCGCTGGAGTACCTCGAGGGCAAGACGCTCCCGGGTCTGTCCATCCTGGAAGGCAACTGA
- the tpiA gene encoding triose-phosphate isomerase, translating into MSRKPLMAGNWKSNLNHQEAVVLVQKLAWTLQDKKHDFDKAEVVVIPPFTDIRSVQTLVDGDHLAIGYGAQDVSEHDGGAFTGEISAAMLAKLGCSYVVVGHSERREHHGESDAVVNVKATKALAAGISPIVCVGEGLEVRQAGEHVAHTLAQVDGSLAGLTSEQLADVVIAYEPVWAIGTGEVATPEDAQEVCAAIRERVGQTWSPEAAAALRILYGGSVKAANIAAIMAKSDVDGALVGGASLQPEEFAGIARFYAMPDLSGS; encoded by the coding sequence ATGTCCCGCAAGCCACTGATGGCCGGCAACTGGAAGTCCAACCTCAACCACCAGGAGGCAGTCGTCCTGGTGCAGAAGCTCGCCTGGACGCTGCAGGACAAGAAGCACGACTTCGACAAGGCCGAGGTCGTGGTCATCCCGCCGTTCACCGACATCCGCAGCGTGCAGACGCTGGTCGACGGCGACCACCTGGCCATCGGCTACGGCGCGCAGGACGTGTCGGAGCACGACGGCGGTGCCTTCACGGGCGAGATCTCGGCGGCCATGCTGGCCAAGCTGGGCTGCTCGTACGTCGTCGTCGGCCACTCCGAGCGTCGCGAGCACCACGGTGAGAGCGATGCGGTGGTCAACGTCAAAGCCACCAAGGCACTCGCCGCGGGCATCAGCCCCATCGTGTGCGTGGGCGAGGGCCTCGAGGTACGGCAGGCGGGCGAGCACGTGGCTCACACGCTGGCCCAGGTCGACGGCTCACTTGCGGGCCTGACGTCCGAGCAGCTCGCCGACGTCGTCATCGCGTACGAGCCCGTCTGGGCCATCGGCACCGGCGAGGTCGCGACTCCCGAGGACGCCCAGGAGGTCTGCGCCGCGATCCGCGAGCGGGTCGGGCAGACCTGGTCGCCCGAGGCCGCGGCGGCATTGCGTATCCTTTACGGCGGATCGGTCAAAGCGGCGAACATCGCCGCCATCATGGCGAAGTCGGACGTCGACGGCGCCCTGGTCGGCGGAGCAAGCCTCCAACCGGAGGAGTTCGCCGGCATCGCCCGGTTCTACGCCATGCCAGACCTGTCCGGCAGCTGA
- a CDS encoding gluconeogenesis factor YvcK family protein, with the protein MITRPTRPERPERFDGDLKVVSLGGGHGLAASLSALRRLTTELTGVVTVADNGGSSGRLRQELGGLPPGDLRMALAALCGDDEWGRTWASILQHRFSSGGPLDGHAVGNLLIAAIWDQFGDEVAGLDLVGDLLGAQGRVLPMAAVPLDIEADVHLRSAPDRLTVVRGQVEVASTDGQVISVRLDPSDPPACPEAVRAVEDADWVVVGPGSWFTSVMPTLLVPGLRDVLISTPAKRALVLNLAEQTGETEGLSPTDHLEVLAAHAPELRLDAVIADTSLVDARGTLESTAQSLGARLYVSDLSQGPASDQHDPARLAAAFGHVMRQA; encoded by the coding sequence GTGATCACGCGTCCGACCCGGCCCGAGCGGCCCGAGCGGTTCGACGGAGACCTGAAGGTCGTCTCGCTCGGCGGCGGGCACGGTCTCGCGGCGAGCCTGTCGGCGTTGCGCCGGCTCACCACCGAGCTCACGGGAGTCGTGACGGTCGCCGACAACGGCGGGTCGTCCGGACGGCTGCGTCAGGAGCTGGGCGGGTTGCCGCCGGGCGACCTGCGCATGGCGCTGGCCGCGCTGTGCGGAGACGACGAGTGGGGACGCACATGGGCGAGCATCCTGCAGCACCGGTTCTCCAGCGGCGGCCCCCTCGACGGGCACGCCGTCGGCAACCTGCTGATCGCGGCGATCTGGGATCAGTTCGGCGACGAGGTCGCCGGCCTCGACCTGGTGGGTGACCTGCTGGGCGCCCAGGGCAGGGTCCTGCCGATGGCGGCCGTCCCGCTCGACATCGAGGCAGACGTGCACCTGCGCTCGGCGCCCGACCGCCTGACGGTCGTCCGCGGGCAGGTCGAGGTCGCCTCGACCGACGGGCAGGTCATCAGCGTGCGCCTCGACCCCAGCGACCCGCCGGCGTGCCCCGAGGCCGTCCGGGCCGTCGAGGACGCCGACTGGGTCGTGGTTGGGCCCGGGTCGTGGTTCACGAGCGTCATGCCGACGCTGCTCGTGCCGGGGCTGCGCGACGTCCTGATCTCGACGCCGGCCAAGCGTGCGCTGGTGCTCAACCTGGCCGAGCAGACCGGCGAGACCGAGGGACTCAGCCCCACCGACCACCTCGAGGTGCTGGCCGCCCACGCGCCCGAGCTGCGCCTCGACGCGGTCATCGCCGACACGAGCCTCGTCGACGCCCGCGGCACCCTCGAGTCGACCGCGCAGAGCCTGGGTGCGCGGCTCTACGTGTCCGACCTGTCGCAGGGGCCCGCGTCCGACCAGCACGACCCCGCGCGTCTCGCGGCCGCGTTCGGCCACGTCATGAGACAGGCGTAG
- the gap gene encoding type I glyceraldehyde-3-phosphate dehydrogenase, with amino-acid sequence MTVRVGINGFGRIGRNFFRAARAAGADIEIVAVNDLTDNKTLAHLLKYDSILGRLDADVTYDDANIYVGDQKIAAFAERDPAKLDWASVGVDIVIESTGFFTDATKAKAHVDGGAKKVIISAPAKNEDITVVMGVNHELYDPAAHTVISNASCTTNCLAPMAKALNDGLGIEKGLMTTIHAYTQDQNLQDAPHSDLRRARAANLSIIPTSTGAAKAVSLVLPELKGKLDGYALRVPVPTGSATDLTFTASRETTVEEVNAIVKAAAEGAMKGFLVYTEDEIVSADIVTDPSSCIFDSGLTKVIGDQVKVVGWYDNEWGYSNRLADLVVHVGSTL; translated from the coding sequence GTGACCGTACGCGTAGGCATCAATGGATTTGGCCGCATCGGCCGCAACTTCTTCCGCGCGGCGCGTGCCGCCGGCGCTGACATCGAGATCGTCGCCGTCAACGACCTGACCGACAACAAGACGCTCGCCCACCTGCTCAAGTACGACTCGATCCTGGGCCGCCTCGACGCCGACGTCACGTACGACGACGCCAACATCTACGTCGGCGACCAGAAGATCGCCGCCTTCGCCGAGCGCGACCCCGCCAAGCTCGACTGGGCCAGCGTCGGTGTCGACATCGTCATCGAGTCGACCGGCTTCTTCACCGACGCGACCAAGGCCAAGGCCCACGTCGACGGCGGTGCCAAGAAGGTCATCATCTCCGCGCCCGCCAAGAACGAGGACATCACGGTCGTGATGGGCGTCAACCACGAGCTCTACGACCCGGCCGCGCACACCGTCATCTCCAACGCGTCGTGCACGACCAACTGCCTCGCACCGATGGCCAAGGCGCTCAACGACGGCCTCGGCATCGAGAAGGGCCTGATGACGACGATCCACGCGTACACGCAGGACCAGAACCTGCAGGACGCGCCGCACAGCGACCTGCGTCGCGCCCGCGCCGCCAACCTGAGCATCATCCCCACGTCGACGGGTGCCGCCAAGGCCGTCAGCCTCGTGCTGCCCGAGCTCAAGGGCAAGCTCGATGGCTACGCGCTGCGCGTGCCCGTGCCGACCGGCTCGGCCACCGACCTGACGTTCACCGCCTCGCGCGAGACCACGGTCGAGGAGGTCAACGCAATCGTCAAGGCCGCCGCCGAGGGTGCCATGAAGGGCTTCCTGGTCTACACCGAGGACGAGATCGTCTCGGCCGACATCGTCACCGACCCGTCGTCGTGCATCTTCGACTCGGGCCTGACCAAGGTCATCGGCGACCAGGTCAAGGTCGTCGGCTGGTACGACAACGAGTGGGGCTACTCCAACCGCCTCGCCGACCTCGTCGTCCACGTCGGCTCGACGCTCTAA
- the uvrC gene encoding excinuclease ABC subunit UvrC: MADPATYRPAPGEIPTDPGVYRFRDAERRVVYVGKAKSLRPRLSSYFQDISNLHPRTQQMVTTASSVEWTVVGTEVEALALEYSWIKEFDPRFNVKYRDDKSYPWLAVTVGEEFPRVTVMRGAQRKGVRYFGPYGHAWAIRDTVDTLLRVFPMRSCSAGVFRRSAAIGRPCLLGDIGKCAAPCVGRVSPDQHRAIVNDFLAFMGGQTAGFTKRIEAKMLEASEREEYELAAKLRDDLGALQRVLEKQTVVLGDGTDADVLGFVDDPLEIAVQIFSVRGGRIRGQRGWVAEKADEAEFPELVQRALMTLYQDANASAVPREVLVPTMPADAATVTELLSERRGGPVTIRVPQRGDKRALMQTVEQNAKQSLMRHKMKRSSDLTARSLALEEIQAALDLETAPLRIECYDISNLGATETVASMVVFEDGLPRKSEYRRFTIRNEGQSDVAAMHEVITRRFTALLKSREELGDGSGDDGRGIDPETGKPKRFAYTPALVVVDGGPPQVAAAHAAMQALGIADVALVGLAKRLEEVWLPDDDDPVILPRTSEGLYLLQRLRDEAHRFAIGHHRGRRSKTMIESVLDPVAGLGPTRRKALLKTFGSVKKLRAATAEEIATVPGIGAATAQSIVQALAAGEAAPAVNTATGEIMED, encoded by the coding sequence GTGGCAGATCCAGCGACCTACCGACCGGCACCGGGGGAGATCCCGACCGATCCCGGCGTCTACCGGTTCCGCGACGCCGAGCGGCGCGTCGTCTACGTCGGCAAGGCCAAGTCGCTGCGGCCGCGCCTGAGCTCGTACTTCCAGGACATCTCCAATCTGCACCCCCGCACGCAGCAGATGGTGACGACCGCCAGCTCGGTCGAGTGGACGGTCGTCGGCACCGAGGTCGAGGCCCTGGCGCTCGAGTACTCCTGGATCAAGGAGTTCGACCCGAGGTTCAACGTCAAGTACCGCGACGACAAGTCGTACCCGTGGCTCGCGGTCACGGTCGGCGAGGAGTTCCCCCGGGTCACCGTGATGCGCGGGGCGCAGCGCAAGGGCGTCCGCTACTTCGGCCCCTACGGCCACGCGTGGGCCATCCGCGACACCGTCGACACCCTGCTGCGGGTCTTTCCGATGCGCTCGTGCTCGGCCGGCGTGTTCCGTCGCTCCGCGGCGATCGGACGTCCGTGCCTGCTCGGCGACATCGGGAAGTGCGCGGCACCGTGCGTCGGCCGGGTCAGCCCCGACCAGCACCGCGCGATCGTCAACGACTTCCTGGCGTTCATGGGTGGCCAGACGGCCGGGTTCACCAAGCGCATCGAGGCCAAGATGCTCGAGGCGTCGGAGCGCGAGGAGTACGAGCTCGCTGCCAAGCTGCGCGACGACCTCGGTGCCCTGCAGCGGGTGCTCGAGAAGCAGACCGTCGTGCTGGGCGACGGCACCGACGCCGATGTGCTGGGCTTCGTCGACGACCCCCTCGAGATCGCCGTGCAGATCTTCTCGGTGCGCGGCGGACGCATCCGAGGTCAACGCGGCTGGGTCGCCGAGAAGGCCGACGAGGCCGAGTTCCCCGAGCTCGTGCAGCGAGCGCTCATGACCCTCTACCAGGACGCCAATGCCTCGGCCGTCCCGCGCGAGGTGCTCGTGCCCACGATGCCCGCCGACGCCGCGACCGTCACCGAGCTGCTCAGCGAGCGCCGCGGGGGTCCGGTCACGATCCGCGTCCCGCAGCGCGGCGACAAGCGGGCGCTGATGCAGACCGTCGAGCAGAACGCCAAGCAGTCGCTGATGCGTCACAAGATGAAGCGCAGCTCCGACCTCACGGCCCGCAGCCTCGCGCTCGAGGAGATCCAGGCGGCTCTCGATCTCGAGACGGCCCCGCTGCGCATCGAGTGCTATGACATCTCCAACCTGGGTGCCACCGAGACCGTCGCGTCGATGGTCGTGTTCGAGGACGGCTTGCCCCGCAAGTCCGAGTACCGCCGGTTCACGATCCGCAACGAGGGGCAGAGCGACGTCGCCGCGATGCACGAGGTCATCACCCGGCGGTTCACGGCCCTGCTGAAGTCCCGCGAAGAGCTCGGCGACGGCTCGGGCGACGACGGACGGGGCATCGACCCCGAGACCGGCAAGCCCAAGCGCTTCGCCTACACGCCGGCGCTCGTCGTGGTCGACGGTGGACCGCCGCAGGTCGCCGCCGCCCACGCCGCGATGCAGGCCCTCGGCATCGCCGACGTCGCCCTCGTGGGCCTGGCCAAGCGCCTCGAGGAGGTCTGGCTGCCCGATGACGACGACCCCGTCATCCTGCCGCGCACCAGCGAGGGCCTCTACCTGCTGCAGCGGCTGCGCGACGAGGCGCACCGCTTCGCGATCGGCCACCACCGCGGACGTCGCAGCAAGACCATGATCGAGAGCGTGCTCGACCCCGTCGCGGGCCTCGGCCCCACCCGGCGCAAGGCGCTGCTCAAGACCTTCGGATCGGTCAAGAAGCTGCGGGCCGCGACAGCCGAGGAGATTGCCACCGTGCCCGGCATCGGCGCGGCTACGGCACAATCCATCGTGCAGGCGCTCGCCGCCGGTGAGGCCGCACCCGCGGTCAACACCGCGACCGGCGAGATCATGGAGGACTAA
- the secG gene encoding preprotein translocase subunit SecG: MILTFSIILTISSVLMIVLVLMHKGRGGGLSDMFGGGVSSSLGGSSVAERNLDRITVGIAVVWVVCIIALGLLLKVSN, translated from the coding sequence GTGATTCTGACTTTCTCCATCATCCTCACGATCAGCAGCGTGCTGATGATCGTGCTGGTCCTCATGCACAAGGGACGCGGGGGCGGTCTCTCGGACATGTTCGGTGGTGGCGTGTCCAGCTCGCTCGGCGGTTCCTCCGTCGCAGAGCGCAACCTCGACCGGATCACGGTCGGTATCGCAGTCGTCTGGGTCGTGTGCATCATCGCACTCGGCCTGCTCCTGAAGGTGAGTAACTAG
- a CDS encoding RNA polymerase-binding protein RbpA, with the protein MAAGAIRGSRIGSGPMGEAERGEAAPRQFVTFFCINNHTTELQFAIEAEVPESWDCPRCGMPASVDSDNRPTAKKIEPYKTHLAYVKERRSETEADEILKEAVEGLRAKRKSGEVIF; encoded by the coding sequence GTGGCAGCAGGTGCTATCCGGGGCAGCCGTATCGGCTCCGGTCCCATGGGTGAGGCAGAACGCGGCGAGGCGGCCCCCCGCCAGTTCGTCACGTTCTTCTGCATCAACAACCACACGACCGAGCTGCAGTTCGCGATCGAGGCCGAGGTGCCGGAGTCGTGGGACTGCCCGCGGTGCGGCATGCCGGCGAGCGTCGACTCCGACAACCGTCCGACGGCCAAGAAGATCGAGCCGTACAAGACGCATCTCGCCTACGTCAAGGAGCGTCGCTCCGAGACCGAGGCCGACGAGATCCTCAAGGAAGCCGTCGAGGGCCTGCGCGCCAAGCGCAAGTCCGGCGAAGTCATCTTCTGA
- the rapZ gene encoding RNase adapter RapZ translates to MTGAGRGSAAKVLEKLGYYVIDNIPPELIVGAVETVGASDDIDKLAIVVDARSREFFGGLVEALESLRDLGVTSRILYLEASDEVLVRRQEAARRPHPLSHEGRLMDGFVRERQLLRRIRGRADIVVDTTNLNVHQLGQRVHAAFEDADSGLRASVMSFGFKYGIPIDADMVADLRFLPNPFWVDGLRPLSGLDQPVSDYVLGQPRAEEFLEQYEKLVALLTGGYLNEDKHFLTIAIGCTGGRHRSVAMSEAFAERLRARGVRTLVVHRDLGRE, encoded by the coding sequence ATGACGGGTGCCGGCCGCGGCTCGGCCGCGAAGGTGCTCGAGAAGCTCGGCTACTACGTCATCGACAACATCCCGCCCGAGCTGATCGTCGGCGCCGTCGAGACCGTCGGGGCATCCGACGACATCGACAAGCTCGCGATCGTCGTCGACGCCAGGTCGCGCGAGTTCTTCGGCGGCCTGGTCGAGGCGCTGGAGTCGCTGCGAGACCTCGGCGTCACGTCGCGCATCCTCTACCTCGAGGCGTCCGACGAGGTGCTGGTGCGTCGCCAGGAGGCCGCCCGTCGTCCGCACCCGCTCAGCCACGAGGGACGCCTGATGGACGGCTTCGTGCGCGAGCGCCAGCTGCTGCGGCGCATCCGGGGCCGGGCCGACATCGTCGTCGACACCACCAACCTCAACGTCCACCAGCTCGGCCAGCGGGTGCACGCGGCGTTCGAGGACGCCGACTCCGGCCTGCGGGCGTCCGTCATGTCGTTCGGCTTCAAGTACGGCATCCCGATCGACGCCGACATGGTGGCCGACCTGCGGTTCCTGCCCAACCCGTTCTGGGTCGACGGCCTGCGCCCGCTCAGCGGCCTCGACCAGCCGGTCAGCGACTACGTGCTCGGGCAGCCGCGCGCCGAGGAGTTCCTCGAGCAGTACGAGAAGCTCGTGGCCCTGCTGACAGGTGGCTACCTCAACGAGGACAAGCACTTCCTGACGATCGCGATCGGCTGCACCGGCGGTCGCCACCGCAGCGTCGCGATGTCGGAGGCCTTCGCCGAACGCCTGCGCGCCAGGGGGGTCCGCACCCTCGTGGTCCACCGAGACCTGGGGCGGGAGTGA